GGTGAATCCGGCCACCCTTTCCGGCGGAATCCGGCCAGGGGGACGGCGGTGTTGGTGCGGTAAACGGCGTGGGATCCCTCTCCGCGTGATTCGTGCGTCCTTCCGGGACTTTCACCGGAGTGACCGCGTGCCCCGCGACAGGATCCCGATGCGAATGATTCGAGATGTACTCCGCCTTCGGTTCGAGGCGGGCCTGAGCGAACGCCACGCGGCGCGCAGTCTTGGCGTGCCGCGCACGACGGTGCAGGACTACTGCGCGCGCTTTGGGGCGAGCGGCCTCACGTGGCCGCTCGCGGCGGCGCTGACCGACGGGGCGCTGGAGCAGGCGCTCTTCACGCGCGCGATCGTGCCCGCGCCGGCGGGTCGGCCGCTCCCCGACTGGGCGCAGCTCGCGCAGGAGAAGAAGCGGAAAGGCGTGACCCTGCTGCTGCTCTGGCAGGAGTATCGCCAGCGCGAACCGACCGGCTACAGCTACAGTCAGTTTGCGGAACGCTATCGGCAGTGGCGTGACACGATCGACCCCGTGATGCGCCAAGAGTATGTGGCCGGCGAGCGGCTCTTTGTCGACTATGCAGGGCTGACGGTCGACCTCGTCGATGCCGCGACGGGCGAGATCCGCGAGGCGCAGATCTTCGTCGCGGCACTCGGCGCGAGTAACTACACGTTTGCCGAAGCGACGTGGACCCAATCGCTGCCCGATTGGATCGCGTCGCACGTGCGCATGATGGAGTTTTTCGGGGGCGTCCCAGCCTTGCTCATCCCGGACAACCTCAAGGCGGCCGTGACGTACGCGTCGTACTACGCGCCGGAAATCAACGCGACCTACGCCGAGTTCGCGACGCACTACGGCACAGCGGTCTTACCCACGCGCGTCGCCGCGCCGCGCGACAAAGCGAAAGTGGAAACGGCGGTGCAGATCGTCGAGCGCGAACTACTCGCGCCCCTCCGTCATTCCCGCTTCACGTCGCTGGCCGAGCTCAATGCCGCGCTACGGGAGCGTCTGGAGCGGCTCAACGACCGCCCGTTTCAGAAGCTGCCCGGGACGCGTCGCTCGCTCTTCGAGGCCACGGATCGCCCGGCGCTCCGCCCGCTGCCGGCGACACGCTACGAGTACGCGGAGTGGCGCACGGCGAAGGTGAACATCGACTATCACATCGCGGTGGAGAAGCACTGCTACAGCGTCCCGTATACGCTGGTGCGCGCCACCGTCGACGTGCGCCTGACATCGACGATGTGCGAGATCTTGCACCAGGGCCAGCGCGTCGCGGCGCATGTGCGACGCGCGAGCGC
Above is a window of Gemmatimonas sp. DNA encoding:
- the istA gene encoding IS21 family transposase, whose amino-acid sequence is MRMIRDVLRLRFEAGLSERHAARSLGVPRTTVQDYCARFGASGLTWPLAAALTDGALEQALFTRAIVPAPAGRPLPDWAQLAQEKKRKGVTLLLLWQEYRQREPTGYSYSQFAERYRQWRDTIDPVMRQEYVAGERLFVDYAGLTVDLVDAATGEIREAQIFVAALGASNYTFAEATWTQSLPDWIASHVRMMEFFGGVPALLIPDNLKAAVTYASYYAPEINATYAEFATHYGTAVLPTRVAAPRDKAKVETAVQIVERELLAPLRHSRFTSLAELNAALRERLERLNDRPFQKLPGTRRSLFEATDRPALRPLPATRYEYAEWRTAKVNIDYHIAVEKHCYSVPYTLVRATVDVRLTSTMCEILHQGQRVAAHVRRASAGGYSTDPAHRPKSHTRHLEWTPSRLVHWGESIGVATGAVVAHILEHKPHPEQGYRACLGLLSLGKRYGEARLEAAAQRAQATGAMTYRSLHSILKLGLDHTPPDAIEPTTHLPATHDNVRGAGYYAESAASADTTTLSLFVGVD